The Nitrospirota bacterium genome has a segment encoding these proteins:
- a CDS encoding ankyrin repeat domain-containing protein, whose product MRMQAFAFALVLSACTSGYLPSDPFLNAARNGQTNKVTRYLDQGVDINLRGEYGETALMFAASHGRLDTVRALLSKGADVNAKNQNGGTALMGACSSRFFSAAVVSELLDNGADINARASDGVTALMLAVLANRLDAAELLIARGAHVNLKADNGAKD is encoded by the coding sequence ATGAGAATGCAGGCCTTTGCCTTCGCGCTGGTTCTTTCTGCCTGCACCTCTGGTTACTTGCCCAGTGATCCATTCCTGAACGCGGCCCGCAACGGACAAACCAACAAAGTGACTCGATACCTCGATCAGGGAGTGGACATTAACTTAAGGGGCGAATATGGAGAAACAGCGCTGATGTTTGCCGCCAGTCATGGTCGGCTTGACACGGTACGCGCTCTTTTGTCGAAGGGAGCGGATGTCAATGCTAAGAACCAAAATGGTGGGACCGCTTTGATGGGAGCCTGCAGTTCAAGGTTTTTTTCCGCTGCAGTAGTTAGTGAACTCTTAGATAACGGGGCTGATATCAACGCAAGAGCCAGCGATGGGGTAACGGCTCTCATGCTGGCTGTGTTGGCGAATCGACTCGATGCTGCTGAATTGCTGATCGCAAGAGGGGCACATGTCAATCTGAAAGCGGATAACGGCGCGAAGGACTAA
- a CDS encoding RHS repeat-associated core domain-containing protein yields the protein MTRGNTTTITYDTDTNTFPLTVTNPLGHVTTTAYYGVNGVATDFGLYGQVKSVTDANNQTVTTKYDALGRKTEVTQPTATGIFTTTLAYVNWGQGIGTDPATKQHVYTTNSLSLSSWTFFDGLGRTISKHRTGPGGGAGPKIIVDTQYDTRGAVWKMSLPYFTGGSPSWRTLTYDPLGRVLQVTHPDGTTSKSCHSDWITVSLEPDGDRKRETKDAYGRVIRIDEYNTTFTTCDTSIGTPYATTTYQYDVLGNLRFVTDAKGNQSEMQYDTLARKTFMHDPDMGNWTYEYDAAGNLTKQTDAKGQMLLFQYDELNRRRQKDYATQKTLGSGDVVYTYDGTTDNRKGRLQKVQDASGIVEFRYDPLGRITRTDKTLDSTTYITESTYDGLGRLTSVKYPTSPAKTVEYLYAGPWLDQIKDKPGDGTTTYVTYAGYNPLGQPGTATFGNGVVTTYTYANSGNSTCPQQNFRPCTTKTQKGTDPAYQDLRYLFYPGGNVQTIVDAVHGNQDFSYDVLDRLILATGLYGSGGATATLSYDYDQIGNLIFNSQVGDYRYPASGASSVRPHAVCATGTGVTNCSQGTTYTYDANGNLTSGGGRTISYNFENKPTSITSVGQTTQFVYDGDGGRVKKIVGTTTIRYIGKLYECENTSCTRFIFAGNQRIATVASNGAVHYWHPDHLGSSSVITDSTGAQVQAVTYYPYGATRSNTSPNNPAVNVPYKYTGKELDETGLYFYEARYYDPTLGRFISADTLVPNPRDPQDLNRYTYAGNNPLRYTDPTGHFRLNFGKFFRRAFGDVGTAIVGVAIQFGVPYVGPLAGTAILTQSRTGRYVLAGEIIAATTAVAFACPACSPGVVAAAKGALVGEVITGGFGGYSAARSGGDISQGVLFGVAAGGLAGGAAGYTSWAFPVSTLGKFAWSAEYLLDLGAFVGAHALAGAGVGVASGATTGYASGAGDWEAILTGSYRGAAIGAALGTVLAGAEYHFRDFALPGLHPAVDARSHRLLGIFAANGVLAFAETSALAVGSGLELTQGTLSRFVGAEVEKQLRKGVKGHCTVPLEGGLNCGTGLP from the coding sequence TTGACACGGGGGAACACGACGACGATCACCTACGATACCGACACCAACACCTTCCCCCTGACCGTGACCAACCCCCTCGGGCACGTGACCACGACGGCCTACTACGGCGTCAATGGGGTGGCGACGGACTTCGGCCTGTATGGCCAGGTCAAGAGTGTCACCGATGCCAACAACCAGACCGTCACGACCAAGTACGATGCGTTGGGCCGCAAGACCGAAGTAACCCAGCCCACCGCCACCGGCATCTTTACCACTACGCTCGCCTATGTGAACTGGGGCCAAGGGATCGGCACCGACCCGGCGACGAAGCAACACGTCTACACCACGAATTCCCTCAGCCTCTCATCTTGGACTTTCTTCGATGGCCTGGGGCGGACCATCAGCAAGCACCGCACGGGGCCGGGCGGCGGAGCGGGGCCCAAGATCATCGTGGACACCCAGTACGACACCCGCGGGGCGGTGTGGAAGATGAGCCTCCCCTACTTCACCGGCGGGAGCCCCAGTTGGCGCACGCTGACCTATGATCCACTGGGCCGGGTGCTGCAGGTGACGCATCCCGACGGCACGACCAGCAAGAGCTGTCACAGCGACTGGATCACGGTCAGTCTGGAGCCGGATGGGGACCGGAAGCGGGAGACCAAGGATGCCTATGGACGGGTCATCAGGATCGACGAATACAACACGACGTTCACCACCTGCGACACAAGCATCGGCACGCCCTACGCCACGACGACCTATCAGTATGACGTGCTGGGCAACCTGCGGTTCGTCACCGATGCCAAGGGCAATCAGAGCGAGATGCAGTACGACACGCTCGCCCGCAAGACCTTCATGCATGACCCCGATATGGGGAACTGGACCTACGAGTACGATGCGGCGGGCAATCTCACCAAGCAGACGGATGCCAAAGGCCAAATGCTCTTGTTCCAATACGATGAACTCAATCGCCGACGGCAGAAGGACTATGCGACCCAGAAGACGCTCGGCAGCGGCGACGTGGTCTATACCTACGACGGGACGACCGACAACCGGAAAGGCCGACTGCAGAAAGTGCAGGATGCCTCAGGGATCGTCGAGTTCCGCTACGACCCGCTCGGGCGGATCACCCGCACGGACAAAACCCTCGACAGCACCACCTACATTACCGAAAGCACCTATGACGGGCTGGGACGGCTGACAAGTGTCAAGTATCCCACGAGTCCGGCGAAGACGGTCGAGTACCTCTATGCCGGGCCTTGGCTCGACCAGATCAAGGACAAGCCGGGCGACGGCACGACGACCTACGTGACTTATGCGGGCTACAACCCGCTGGGCCAGCCCGGCACGGCCACCTTTGGCAACGGCGTCGTGACCACGTACACCTATGCGAACAGCGGGAACAGCACCTGCCCGCAACAGAATTTCCGGCCCTGCACGACCAAGACCCAGAAAGGCACTGACCCAGCCTATCAGGATCTGCGCTATCTGTTCTATCCGGGCGGGAACGTCCAGACAATCGTGGATGCCGTCCATGGCAATCAGGACTTCAGCTATGACGTACTCGATCGGCTCATCCTGGCCACTGGGCTCTACGGCAGCGGCGGAGCCACGGCCACGCTCTCGTATGACTACGATCAGATCGGCAATCTCATCTTCAATTCCCAGGTGGGTGACTACCGGTATCCGGCTTCAGGCGCGAGCAGCGTACGCCCGCATGCCGTGTGCGCCACGGGGACCGGGGTAACGAACTGCTCCCAAGGGACAACCTACACCTACGACGCCAACGGCAATCTCACCAGCGGCGGCGGGCGGACGATCAGCTACAACTTCGAGAACAAGCCGACGAGCATCACCAGCGTTGGGCAAACGACCCAGTTCGTCTACGATGGCGATGGTGGGCGAGTAAAGAAGATCGTGGGCACGACCACGATCCGCTACATCGGCAAGCTCTACGAGTGCGAGAACACGAGCTGCACGCGGTTTATCTTTGCGGGGAACCAACGCATTGCGACGGTGGCGAGCAACGGCGCCGTCCACTACTGGCATCCAGACCATCTCGGCTCCAGCAGCGTCATCACCGACAGCACCGGCGCCCAGGTCCAGGCGGTCACCTATTACCCGTATGGCGCTACACGGTCGAACACAAGCCCGAACAATCCGGCTGTCAATGTCCCCTACAAGTACACGGGGAAGGAGTTGGATGAGACCGGGCTGTACTTCTACGAAGCCCGCTATTACGATCCAACGCTCGGCCGGTTCATCTCAGCAGACACGCTCGTCCCGAATCCCCGCGACCCGCAGGACCTCAATCGCTACACCTACGCCGGGAACAATCCCCTCCGCTACACCGATCCGACGGGGCACTTCAGGCTGAACTTTGGGAAGTTCTTCCGCCGGGCCTTCGGCGATGTGGGGACAGCCATTGTGGGGGTGGCCATTCAGTTTGGAGTGCCCTATGTAGGGCCTCTCGCGGGCACGGCCATCCTGACTCAGTCCCGGACCGGTCGCTATGTGTTGGCGGGAGAGATCATTGCCGCCACCACAGCAGTCGCGTTTGCCTGTCCAGCCTGTTCGCCGGGCGTCGTCGCGGCCGCCAAGGGCGCGTTGGTGGGCGAAGTGATCACGGGCGGATTCGGTGGGTACAGCGCAGCCCGATCTGGCGGGGACATCAGTCAGGGAGTCCTCTTTGGCGTCGCGGCCGGCGGCCTGGCCGGCGGGGCAGCCGGCTACACCTCGTGGGCGTTTCCTGTATCGACGTTGGGCAAGTTCGCCTGGTCGGCAGAATATCTCCTTGATCTCGGGGCCTTTGTCGGTGCCCACGCGCTGGCTGGCGCGGGTGTGGGTGTGGCCAGCGGGGCCACGACAGGGTATGCTAGCGGGGCAGGAGATTGGGAGGCAATCCTGACAGGTAGCTACCGGGGGGCAGCCATTGGAGCTGCGCTGGGCACTGTGCTGGCCGGTGCGGAGTATCATTTCCGAGATTTCGCTTTGCCAGGTTTACATCCAGCCGTTGACGCAAGATCACATAGGTTACTAGGGATATTTGCAGCGAACGGTGTCCTTGCGTTTGCTGAGACTTCGGCTTTAGCCGTCGGATCAGGCCTTGAACTGACACAAGGAACTCTCTCACGATTTGTGGGAGCCGAGGTTGAAAAACAACTGCGAAAAGGAGTGAAAGGCCATTGCACTGTGCCATTGGAGGGAGGTCTTAACTGTGGAACCGGGTTACCCTGA
- a CDS encoding transposase, whose product MSDAEHWHLLLWPRQDGELSEIVRWITVTHTRRWHAPRNTAGTGPVYQGRFKSFPVQTDAHFLTVARYVESNARRAKLVTRAEDWPWSSLWRRTQGDPKLAAFLWPVERPQNWVACVNQAETATELEALRTNVQRGRPFGTEAWVARTAKRLGLESTLRPCGRPKALEK is encoded by the coding sequence TTGTCTGATGCCGAACACTGGCATCTGCTGCTCTGGCCTCGGCAGGATGGCGAACTATCGGAGATCGTGCGGTGGATTACGGTTACGCATACCCGGCGCTGGCATGCGCCTCGGAATACCGCTGGGACAGGTCCGGTGTATCAGGGCCGCTTCAAGTCCTTTCCGGTGCAGACCGACGCGCATTTCCTGACGGTCGCACGCTATGTGGAGAGCAATGCCCGGCGGGCGAAGCTGGTCACGCGGGCGGAGGACTGGCCGTGGTCGAGTCTGTGGCGGCGGACGCAAGGGGATCCGAAGCTGGCCGCGTTTCTGTGGCCGGTGGAGCGACCTCAGAACTGGGTCGCATGCGTGAATCAGGCGGAGACGGCGACGGAACTCGAAGCGCTGCGGACAAACGTGCAGCGAGGACGGCCGTTCGGGACGGAGGCCTGGGTCGCGCGGACCGCGAAGCGATTAGGCCTGGAATCCACGCTCCGGCCATGCGGCCGGCCCAAGGCTCTTGAGAAATGA